From a region of the Bradyrhizobium diazoefficiens genome:
- a CDS encoding glycogen/starch/alpha-glucan phosphorylase, with the protein MTALQDQSQDQSFQPSFPAPTQPTDELALAEIKSAILAKLRLAIGKDAGMATRHDWYQAAALALRDRIVHRWLTAEKHSYDAGRKRVYYLSLEFLIGRLFSDALNNMGLLKIFEVALGDLGVSLPELRKCEPDAALGNGGLGRLAACFMESMATLSIPAIGYGIRYDYGLFRQIINQGWQQEYPDEWLSFGNPWELQRPEVIYDVNFGGGVEHVDDKGRDRAIWHSAETVQAIAYDTPIVGWRGQHVNALRLWSARSPDPLKLDAFNKGDYVSASAEQSRAEAICKFLYPNDESPAGRELRLRQEYFFVSASLQDLVKRHLASDGQLRSLSSKVAVQLNDTHPSLAVTELMRILVDLHNFRWDEAWKITVATLSYTNHTLLPEALETWPVELFERLLPRHLEIIYRINVQHLALAEARCPGDIDFRASVSLIDEKSGRRVRMGQLAFVGSHRINGVSGMHSDLMRETVFHDLNHLYPGRITNKTNGITFRRWLMLANPKLTDLLRETCGEAVLDDPTRLSLIEARASDVEFQKKFRAVKHHNKTALARLIGERLGIKVDPTALFDVQIKRIHEYKRQLLNVIETVALYQAIRDEPNGNWVPRVKIFAGKAAASYRYAKLIIKLINDVAEIVNNDPAIGGKLKVVFLPDYNVSLAEVIIPAADLSEQISTAGMEASGTGNMKLALNGAITIGTLDGANIEIRDHVGAENIAIFGMEAGDVMIRRKQGLDASDVILNSPKLRRAINAISSGEFSPGDPARFESIAHALRYLDHYMVSADFDSYYAAQRAVDARWLVSPAWTRASILNVARMAWFSSDRTIREYAEEIWNVPVNPTTPLLPDLRDVAG; encoded by the coding sequence GTGACGGCTTTGCAAGATCAATCGCAAGATCAATCGTTCCAGCCCAGTTTTCCCGCCCCCACGCAGCCCACCGACGAACTCGCGCTGGCTGAGATCAAGAGCGCGATCCTGGCGAAGCTGCGTCTTGCCATCGGCAAGGATGCCGGCATGGCGACCAGGCACGACTGGTACCAGGCCGCGGCGCTCGCGCTGCGCGACCGCATCGTGCATCGCTGGCTCACTGCGGAGAAGCACAGCTACGACGCGGGGCGCAAGCGCGTCTATTATCTCTCGCTCGAATTCCTGATCGGCCGCCTGTTCAGCGACGCGCTCAACAACATGGGCCTCCTGAAGATCTTCGAGGTCGCGCTCGGCGATCTCGGCGTCTCGCTGCCGGAGCTGCGCAAATGCGAGCCGGACGCCGCGCTCGGCAATGGCGGCCTGGGGCGGCTTGCCGCCTGCTTCATGGAGAGCATGGCGACGCTGTCGATCCCCGCGATCGGCTATGGCATCCGCTACGATTACGGCCTGTTCCGCCAGATCATCAATCAGGGCTGGCAGCAGGAATATCCGGACGAATGGCTGAGCTTCGGCAATCCCTGGGAATTGCAGCGGCCCGAGGTGATCTACGACGTCAATTTCGGCGGCGGCGTCGAGCATGTCGACGACAAGGGCCGCGACCGGGCGATCTGGCATTCGGCCGAGACGGTGCAAGCGATCGCCTATGACACGCCGATCGTCGGCTGGCGCGGCCAGCACGTCAACGCGCTCCGCCTGTGGTCAGCGCGCTCGCCCGATCCGCTGAAGCTCGACGCCTTCAACAAGGGTGACTATGTCAGCGCCAGCGCCGAGCAGTCGCGCGCGGAAGCGATCTGCAAATTCCTCTATCCAAACGACGAGAGCCCGGCGGGCCGCGAGCTGCGCCTGCGCCAGGAATATTTCTTCGTGTCGGCCTCGCTGCAGGATCTGGTGAAGCGGCATCTCGCCTCCGATGGCCAGCTGCGCAGCCTGTCGTCCAAGGTCGCGGTGCAGCTCAACGACACCCATCCGAGCCTCGCCGTCACCGAGCTGATGCGGATCCTCGTCGATTTGCACAATTTCCGCTGGGACGAGGCTTGGAAGATCACGGTCGCCACCCTCTCCTACACCAACCACACGCTGCTGCCGGAAGCGCTGGAGACCTGGCCGGTCGAGCTGTTCGAGCGGCTGTTGCCGCGGCATCTGGAGATCATCTACCGCATCAACGTGCAGCATCTGGCGCTCGCCGAAGCACGCTGCCCCGGCGACATCGACTTCCGCGCCTCGGTCTCGCTGATCGACGAGAAGAGCGGGCGCCGCGTGCGCATGGGCCAGCTCGCCTTCGTCGGCTCGCACCGCATCAACGGCGTCTCGGGGATGCATTCGGACCTGATGCGCGAGACCGTATTCCACGACCTCAACCATCTCTATCCCGGCCGCATCACCAACAAGACCAACGGCATCACCTTCCGCCGCTGGCTGATGCTGGCGAACCCGAAGCTGACGGATTTGTTGCGCGAGACCTGCGGCGAGGCCGTGCTCGACGATCCGACCCGGCTCAGCCTGATCGAGGCGCGCGCCAGCGACGTCGAATTCCAGAAGAAATTCCGCGCCGTCAAACATCACAACAAGACCGCGCTCGCGCGCCTGATCGGCGAGCGGCTCGGTATCAAGGTCGACCCGACCGCGCTGTTCGACGTGCAGATCAAGCGCATCCACGAATACAAGCGCCAGTTGCTCAACGTCATCGAGACGGTCGCGCTGTACCAGGCGATCAGGGACGAGCCCAACGGCAATTGGGTGCCGCGGGTGAAGATCTTCGCGGGCAAGGCGGCGGCGAGCTACCGCTACGCCAAGCTGATCATCAAGCTGATCAACGACGTCGCCGAGATCGTCAACAACGATCCCGCGATCGGCGGCAAGCTCAAGGTCGTGTTCCTGCCCGACTACAATGTCAGCCTGGCCGAGGTGATCATTCCCGCGGCCGACCTCTCCGAGCAGATTTCGACCGCCGGCATGGAAGCCTCCGGCACCGGCAACATGAAGCTGGCGCTCAACGGCGCCATCACCATCGGCACGCTCGACGGCGCCAATATCGAGATCCGCGACCATGTCGGGGCTGAGAACATCGCGATCTTCGGCATGGAGGCCGGCGACGTGATGATCCGCCGCAAGCAGGGGCTGGACGCCTCCGACGTGATCCTCAATTCGCCGAAACTGCGGCGCGCCATCAATGCGATCAGCAGCGGCGAATTCTCGCCCGGCGATCCCGCCCGCTTCGAATCCATCGCGCATGCGCTGCGCTATCTCGACCATTACATGGTCAGCGCCGATTTCGATTCCTACTATGCGGCGCAGCGCGCGGTCGATGCGCGCTGGCTGGTCTCGCCGGCCTGGACGCGCGCCTCCATCCTCAACGTCGCCCGCATGGCCTGGTTCTCCTCGGACCGCACCATCCGCGAATATGCCGAGGAGATCTGGAACGTGCCGGTCAATCCGACCACGCCGCTGCTGCCGGATCTGCGCGACGTCGCGGGTTGA
- a CDS encoding thioesterase family protein, with product MHAKLPHPFDDATRITTGDSSWQGHTSDDYWAFVGPFGGATAATILRTLIEHPQAAGDPLALTVNYCAPIARGPFDLDVRLVKANRSSQHWSVELSQGGGEVATLATAVFAERRPSWEHRVAQYPETKPFEETLPFPKIAASWANQYEFRFVEGEMRIGPPQADLASTYSKLWIGDRTPRKLDMLSLMAMSDAFFGRIFHARRELVPFGTVSLTTYFHTDAEELAAEDITRVLATADAKIFHKSYGDQNAELWSPNGRLLATTTQIAYFKA from the coding sequence ATGCACGCCAAGCTCCCGCACCCGTTCGACGACGCCACGCGGATCACCACAGGTGACAGCAGCTGGCAGGGGCACACCAGCGACGACTATTGGGCCTTTGTCGGTCCGTTCGGCGGCGCCACCGCCGCGACCATTTTGCGCACGCTGATCGAGCATCCGCAAGCCGCCGGCGACCCGCTCGCGCTCACCGTCAATTACTGTGCGCCGATCGCCAGGGGGCCGTTCGATCTCGATGTGCGGCTGGTCAAGGCCAACCGCTCGAGCCAGCACTGGAGCGTCGAGCTCAGCCAAGGCGGCGGCGAGGTCGCAACGCTCGCCACCGCGGTGTTCGCCGAGCGCCGCCCGTCCTGGGAGCACCGGGTGGCGCAATATCCTGAAACAAAGCCGTTCGAAGAGACGCTGCCGTTTCCGAAGATCGCGGCGTCCTGGGCCAACCAGTACGAATTCCGCTTCGTCGAAGGCGAGATGCGGATCGGCCCGCCGCAGGCCGACCTCGCCAGCACCTATTCGAAACTCTGGATCGGCGACCGCACGCCGCGCAAGCTCGACATGCTGTCGTTGATGGCGATGTCGGACGCCTTCTTCGGCCGCATCTTCCACGCCCGGCGCGAACTGGTGCCGTTCGGCACGGTGTCGCTGACGACCTATTTCCACACCGATGCCGAAGAGCTAGCAGCCGAAGACATCACGCGCGTACTCGCCACCGCTGACGCCAAGATCTTCCACAAGAGCTATGGCGACCAGAACGCCGAGTTGTGGTCACCGAACGGACGGCTGCTCGCGACCACGACGCAGATCGCGTATTTCAAGGCGTAG
- a CDS encoding phosphoenolpyruvate carboxykinase: MQETGVRNGAFGADKFGLKNLKQVHWNLGAPQLYQYSLAAGEAVLSADGALCADTGEFTGRSPKDKFTVRDATTDKKMWWAGNQSITAEQFETLYQDFLKHAEGKKLFAQDLYGGADPAYRIKTRVFTELAWHSLFIRTLLIRPEAIELATFVPELTIIDMPSFRADPKRHGCRSENVVAIDFARKIVLIGGSYYAGEMKKSVFTTLNYYLPERGVMPMHCSANVGAKGDAAIFFGLSGTGKTTLSADPNRTLIGDDEHGWGPNGVFNFEGGCYAKCIKLSQEAEPQIYAASTRFGAVLENCVLDEDTRVVDFDDGSKTENTRSAYPLDFIPNASRTGRAPQPKNMVMLAADAFGVLPPIAKLSPAQAMYHFLSGYTAKVAGTERGLGNEPQPEFSTCFGSPFLPLDPSVYGNMLRDLIAQHNVDCWLVNTGWTGGKFGVGSRMPIKVTRALLTAALDGSLRNVEFRTDKYFGFAVPTALPGVPSEILNPVNTWKDKDEFDKTARALIGMFQKNFAKFEAQVDAEVRAAAPDVKLAAE; encoded by the coding sequence GTGCAAGAGACGGGCGTGCGCAACGGTGCTTTCGGCGCCGACAAATTCGGTTTAAAGAATCTCAAGCAGGTTCACTGGAACCTCGGTGCGCCGCAACTCTATCAATACTCGCTCGCTGCGGGCGAGGCGGTGCTGTCCGCTGACGGCGCACTCTGCGCCGACACTGGCGAGTTCACCGGGCGCAGCCCGAAGGACAAGTTCACGGTGCGCGACGCCACCACCGACAAGAAGATGTGGTGGGCCGGCAACCAGTCGATCACCGCAGAGCAGTTCGAGACGCTCTATCAGGACTTCCTCAAGCACGCCGAAGGCAAGAAGCTCTTCGCGCAGGACCTCTATGGCGGCGCCGATCCGGCCTACCGGATCAAGACGCGCGTCTTCACCGAGCTCGCCTGGCACTCGCTGTTCATCCGCACGTTGCTGATCCGCCCCGAGGCGATCGAGCTGGCGACCTTCGTGCCGGAGCTCACCATCATCGACATGCCGAGCTTCCGCGCCGACCCCAAACGTCACGGCTGCCGTTCGGAGAACGTCGTCGCGATCGATTTCGCCCGCAAGATCGTCCTGATCGGCGGGTCTTATTATGCCGGCGAGATGAAGAAGTCGGTCTTCACCACGCTGAACTACTATCTGCCCGAGCGCGGCGTGATGCCGATGCACTGTTCGGCCAATGTCGGCGCCAAGGGCGATGCCGCGATCTTCTTCGGCCTCTCCGGCACCGGCAAGACCACGCTGTCGGCCGATCCGAACCGCACGCTGATCGGCGACGACGAGCACGGCTGGGGCCCGAACGGCGTCTTCAATTTCGAGGGCGGCTGCTATGCCAAGTGCATCAAGCTGTCGCAGGAAGCCGAGCCGCAGATCTATGCGGCAAGCACGCGTTTCGGCGCGGTGCTCGAGAACTGCGTGCTCGACGAGGACACCCGCGTCGTCGACTTCGACGACGGCTCCAAGACCGAGAACACGCGCTCTGCGTACCCGCTCGACTTCATCCCGAACGCCTCGCGTACCGGCCGCGCGCCGCAGCCGAAGAACATGGTGATGCTCGCCGCCGACGCTTTCGGCGTGTTGCCGCCGATCGCAAAGCTCTCGCCGGCGCAGGCGATGTATCACTTCCTGTCCGGCTACACCGCCAAGGTCGCGGGCACCGAGCGCGGTCTGGGCAACGAGCCGCAGCCGGAATTCTCGACCTGCTTTGGCTCGCCGTTCCTGCCGCTCGACCCCAGCGTCTACGGCAACATGCTGCGTGACCTCATCGCCCAGCACAATGTCGATTGCTGGCTGGTCAATACCGGATGGACCGGGGGCAAGTTCGGCGTCGGCTCGCGCATGCCGATCAAGGTGACGCGGGCGCTGCTGACCGCGGCGCTCGACGGCAGCTTGCGCAACGTCGAATTCCGCACCGACAAATATTTCGGCTTTGCGGTCCCGACCGCGCTGCCCGGCGTGCCAAGCGAGATCCTCAACCCGGTCAACACCTGGAAGGACAAGGACGAGTTCGACAAGACCGCGCGTGCGCTGATCGGCATGTTCCAGAAGAATTTTGCCAAGTTCGAAGCCCAGGTCGACGCCGAGGTGCGCGCGGCCGCGCCGGACGTGAAGCTGGCGGCGGAGTAG
- a CDS encoding DUF2470 domain-containing protein: MQPTPDFDSGKLAKSLLRRSRQGALATLMAGSGDPYCSLVNLASHPDGSPILLISGLAVHTRNILADNRVSLMLDERAAGDPLEGARIMLSGRAEQAGAEKDLLQRRYLNAHPSAEGFVSFKDFAFFKIRPTGTHLVAGFGRIVDLKPAQFLTDLTGAEDLLAAEEGAVAHMNADHRDAMDLYATKLLGAATGDWRCTGCDPEGLDMQDGQTALRLDFPERVTDGTSLRKMLVRLAGEARTKID, encoded by the coding sequence ATGCAACCGACCCCAGACTTCGACTCCGGAAAGCTCGCCAAATCCCTGCTGCGGCGGTCGCGGCAGGGGGCGCTGGCAACTCTCATGGCCGGCAGCGGCGATCCCTATTGTTCCCTGGTCAATCTGGCCAGCCATCCTGACGGCTCGCCGATCCTGCTGATCTCAGGCCTTGCCGTGCATACCCGCAATATTCTTGCCGATAACAGGGTCTCTCTGATGCTGGACGAACGGGCGGCGGGCGATCCGCTGGAAGGCGCCCGGATCATGCTGTCCGGCCGGGCGGAACAGGCCGGTGCCGAGAAGGACCTGCTCCAGCGACGGTATCTCAATGCTCATCCGTCCGCGGAAGGCTTTGTTTCCTTCAAGGATTTCGCTTTTTTCAAGATCCGCCCGACGGGAACCCATCTGGTCGCCGGCTTTGGCCGGATCGTCGACCTCAAACCCGCGCAGTTCCTCACGGACCTCACCGGCGCCGAGGACCTGCTGGCAGCGGAGGAGGGGGCTGTCGCGCATATGAATGCCGACCATCGCGACGCCATGGACCTCTATGCGACAAAGCTCCTGGGTGCTGCCACGGGTGACTGGCGCTGCACCGGCTGCGATCCCGAAGGTCTCGACATGCAGGATGGCCAGACTGCGCTGCGGCTCGACTTCCCGGAGCGGGTGACCGACGGCACCTCGCTGCGCAAGATGCTGGTCCGCCTCGCCGGCGAAGCCCGCACGAAGATAGATTAG
- a CDS encoding response regulator transcription factor yields MPTIALVDDDRNILTSVSIALEAEGYRIMTYTDGASALDGFRTTQPDLAILDIKMPRMDGMETLRRLRQKSDLPVIFLTSKDEEIDELFGLKMGADDFIRKPFSQRLLVERVKAVLRRSAPKDPTVAPKENDAKALDRGLLRMDPERHTCTWKNEPVTLTVTEFLILQALATRPGVVKSRNALMDAAYDDQVYVDDRTIDSHIKRLRKKFKVVDNEFEMIETLYGVGYRFKEA; encoded by the coding sequence ATGCCCACAATCGCTTTGGTCGACGACGACCGCAACATTCTCACATCCGTCTCGATCGCGCTGGAAGCCGAAGGCTACCGCATCATGACTTACACCGACGGCGCCTCGGCGCTCGACGGTTTCCGCACCACCCAGCCCGATCTCGCCATCCTCGACATCAAGATGCCGCGCATGGACGGCATGGAGACGCTGCGCCGTCTCAGGCAGAAATCCGATTTGCCGGTGATCTTCCTGACCTCCAAGGACGAAGAGATCGACGAACTGTTCGGCCTCAAGATGGGCGCCGACGATTTCATCCGCAAACCGTTCTCGCAGCGCCTGCTGGTCGAGCGCGTCAAGGCGGTGCTGCGCCGCTCGGCGCCGAAGGACCCGACCGTCGCGCCGAAGGAGAACGACGCCAAGGCGCTCGACCGCGGCCTTTTGCGCATGGATCCGGAACGGCATACCTGCACCTGGAAGAACGAGCCGGTGACGCTGACCGTCACCGAATTCCTGATCCTGCAGGCGCTCGCCACCCGGCCCGGCGTGGTGAAGAGCCGCAACGCGCTGATGGACGCCGCCTATGACGACCAGGTCTATGTCGACGACCGCACCATCGACAGCCACATCAAGCGGCTGCGCAAGAAGTTCAAGGTGGTCGACAACGAGTTCGAGATGATCGAGACGCTCTACGGCGTCGGCTACCGCTTCAAGGAGGCCTGA
- a CDS encoding sensor histidine kinase produces MLDRTQPDPSRSAGDVSSNGVQEHVAEGKPLRFQPLNWLTRAGQFFFALSFSSLTRRIVSLNLAGLVALVASILYLSQFRAGLIDARAQSLLVQAEIIAGAIAASATVQTNAITIDPDRLLDLKPGETYGGSDEYSPLDFPINPERVAPVLRTLISPTKTRARIYDPNGSLLVDSRNLENVLRYNLPPPAEKPGIVERGMVAARTWLNRGDLPLYRELGPENGNGYAEVADALRGQKRSMVRVNARGEVIVSVAVPVLRSRAIHGALMLSTQGDDIDQMVTAERLAILKVGGVAAAVMIMLSLLLASTIAGPVRRLADSAERVRRRIKARIEIPDFTRRRDEIGHLSGALRDMTSALYSRIEAIEMFAADVAHELKNPLTSLRSAVETLPLARNENSRARLLEVIEHDVKRLDRLISDISDASRLDAELQRQDAIPVDLRRLLTTLVSVANETKLGHDVAVEMRFEGRSPTDNFAVTGHDSRLGQVVSNLLSNAQSFSEAGSKVRLTCRRVRGEIEIVVDDDGPGIRDDALERIFERFYTDRPHQGFGQNSGLGLSISKQIIDAHGGRIWAENRAGPPDDEGVPTVSGARFVVRLPAL; encoded by the coding sequence TTGCTGGACCGAACGCAACCTGATCCAAGCCGGAGCGCCGGGGATGTCTCATCCAACGGCGTTCAGGAGCACGTCGCCGAAGGCAAGCCGCTACGCTTCCAGCCGCTGAACTGGCTGACGCGCGCCGGGCAGTTCTTCTTTGCGCTGTCCTTCTCGAGCCTCACCCGCCGCATCGTCTCGCTCAACCTCGCCGGCCTCGTCGCACTGGTGGCGAGCATCCTGTATCTGTCGCAATTCCGCGCCGGCCTGATCGACGCGCGGGCGCAGAGCCTGCTGGTGCAGGCCGAGATCATCGCCGGCGCGATCGCGGCCTCCGCCACCGTGCAGACCAACGCCATCACCATCGACCCCGACCGGCTGCTCGACCTCAAGCCGGGCGAGACCTATGGCGGCTCGGACGAATATTCGCCGCTGGATTTCCCGATCAACCCGGAGCGCGTGGCGCCGGTGCTGCGCACGCTGATCTCGCCGACCAAGACGCGCGCCCGCATCTACGACCCGAACGGCAGCCTGCTGGTCGACAGCCGCAACCTCGAAAACGTGCTGCGCTACAATTTGCCGCCGCCGGCCGAGAAGCCCGGCATCGTCGAGCGCGGCATGGTCGCGGCGCGCACCTGGCTGAACCGCGGCGACCTGCCGCTCTACCGCGAACTCGGTCCTGAGAACGGCAACGGCTATGCGGAGGTGGCCGATGCGCTCCGGGGCCAGAAGCGCTCGATGGTGCGGGTCAATGCGCGCGGCGAGGTGATCGTCTCCGTGGCGGTTCCCGTGCTGCGCTCGCGCGCGATCCACGGCGCGCTGATGCTGTCGACGCAAGGTGACGACATCGACCAGATGGTTACCGCCGAGCGCCTCGCCATCCTGAAGGTCGGCGGCGTCGCGGCCGCCGTCATGATCATGCTGTCGTTGCTGCTCGCGAGCACGATCGCAGGTCCCGTGCGCCGGCTCGCCGACAGCGCCGAGCGCGTCCGCCGCCGCATCAAGGCCCGCATCGAGATCCCCGACTTCACCCGCCGCCGCGATGAGATCGGCCATCTCTCCGGCGCGCTGCGCGATATGACCAGCGCGCTCTACAGCCGCATCGAGGCGATCGAGATGTTCGCCGCCGACGTCGCCCACGAATTGAAGAACCCGCTGACCTCGTTGCGCTCGGCGGTCGAGACGCTGCCGCTGGCGCGCAACGAGAACAGCCGCGCGCGCCTGCTCGAGGTGATCGAGCACGACGTCAAGCGGCTCGACCGCCTGATCTCCGACATTTCCGACGCCAGCCGGCTCGATGCCGAGTTGCAGCGCCAGGATGCGATTCCGGTCGATTTGCGCCGCCTGCTGACGACGCTGGTGTCCGTCGCCAATGAAACCAAGCTCGGCCACGACGTCGCGGTCGAGATGCGCTTCGAGGGCCGCAGCCCGACCGACAACTTCGCCGTAACCGGCCATGATTCACGGCTCGGACAGGTCGTCTCCAACCTGCTCTCCAACGCGCAATCGTTCTCGGAAGCCGGCAGCAAGGTGCGTCTCACCTGCCGCCGCGTGCGCGGCGAGATCGAGATCGTGGTCGACGACGACGGTCCCGGCATTCGCGACGACGCGCTGGAGCGCATCTTCGAGCGCTTTTACACCGACCGTCCGCATCAGGGCTTTGGCCAGAACTCCGGCCTCGGCCTGTCGATCTCCAAGCAGATCATCGATGCCCATGGCGGACGCATCTGGGCCGAGAACCGCGCAGGCCCGCCGGATGACGAGGGCGTCCCGACGGTATCAGGCGCACGCTTCGTGGTGAGGCTGCCGGCGCTATGA
- a CDS encoding HPr kinase/phosphatase C-terminal domain-containing protein has product MSDGGPSIHASAVKVGDLAVLIRGPSGSGKSRLAFDLITAGRAGVVERAVLVGDDRVHLATVGDEIEVRPAPRLAGLIEIRGLGIRGCDFVEHATVGLVVDLDAPDAERLPSAESLKTSISGVEIPRIPVSRGYSPLPMVVAALTTTKSSSSVNPSGDCSKGNGNHMNPTIATE; this is encoded by the coding sequence ATGAGTGACGGCGGGCCCAGCATTCACGCCTCCGCGGTCAAGGTCGGCGATCTGGCGGTGCTGATCCGCGGGCCCTCGGGCTCCGGCAAGTCGCGCCTTGCCTTTGATTTGATCACGGCAGGCCGCGCCGGCGTGGTCGAAAGGGCCGTTCTGGTCGGCGATGACCGTGTCCATCTGGCGACAGTCGGCGATGAAATTGAGGTCCGCCCCGCTCCTCGCCTGGCAGGCCTGATCGAGATCCGGGGCCTGGGGATCCGCGGCTGCGACTTTGTGGAGCATGCGACCGTCGGTCTCGTCGTCGATCTGGACGCGCCAGACGCCGAGCGGCTGCCATCAGCCGAATCCTTGAAAACAAGCATTTCTGGTGTCGAAATACCGCGAATCCCTGTTAGCCGCGGCTATTCACCCCTCCCGATGGTTGTTGCGGCCTTGACCACTACCAAGAGTTCATCTTCGGTTAACCCTTCAGGCGATTGTTCGAAGGGAAATGGTAACCATATGAACCCCACTATCGCGACCGAATAG
- a CDS encoding PTS sugar transporter subunit IIA encodes MIGLVLVTHGRLADEFKAALEHVMGPQKQIEAITIGAEDDSDLCRSDIIEAVNRVDSGDGVAILTDMFGGTPSNLAISCMSRPKVEVLAGINLPMLVKLAKVREERPLPDAIAMAQEAGRKYVTIASRVLAGK; translated from the coding sequence ATGATTGGTCTAGTACTTGTGACCCACGGGCGCCTTGCCGACGAATTCAAGGCAGCGCTTGAACATGTCATGGGCCCACAAAAGCAAATCGAAGCGATCACGATCGGTGCCGAAGACGATTCCGATCTCTGCCGAAGCGACATCATTGAGGCGGTTAACCGCGTCGATTCCGGCGACGGCGTTGCGATCCTCACCGACATGTTCGGCGGCACGCCGTCGAACCTCGCAATATCCTGCATGAGCCGGCCCAAGGTCGAAGTGCTCGCGGGCATCAACCTTCCCATGCTGGTGAAGCTCGCCAAGGTACGCGAGGAGCGTCCGCTGCCCGACGCGATCGCGATGGCCCAGGAAGCTGGCCGCAAATACGTCACCATCGCCAGCCGGGTGCTCGCCGGCAAATGA
- a CDS encoding HPr family phosphocarrier protein: MSDEAPPAGTGVPAGAISRDLLIVNKRGLHARASAKFVQAVERFDAQVWVTRGGETVGGTSIMGLMMLAAGPGTTITVAAAGTDAEAALAAITELVESKFNEEGI, from the coding sequence ATGAGCGACGAGGCGCCACCAGCGGGAACAGGCGTGCCCGCAGGCGCGATCTCCAGGGATCTCCTGATCGTCAACAAGCGCGGCCTGCATGCCCGCGCCTCGGCAAAATTCGTCCAGGCGGTCGAGCGCTTCGACGCGCAGGTCTGGGTGACGCGCGGCGGCGAGACCGTCGGCGGCACCTCGATCATGGGCCTGATGATGCTCGCCGCGGGACCGGGCACGACGATCACCGTGGCCGCCGCCGGCACCGACGCCGAAGCCGCGCTCGCGGCGATCACCGAGCTCGTTGAAAGCAAGTTCAACGAGGAAGGGATTTAG